The Nymphalis io chromosome 3, ilAglIoxx1.1, whole genome shotgun sequence genome contains the following window.
tttgaGAGATTTATAAAACAGCCTCGATTTAATTACatgatatttcattttaaactttGCTTTCCAGAAATCAATTGTTGGATATAAGTCTCCATGTATGTATTGTATGGACGAAGCAGAACGCTatgagaaattaaattattatttgtgtgcCGTTGTCCCCTTGAATTTGGGGTGTAAGTATAAACTCACGAAAAAAGGATATTGCAGACTTTTAGGTCCGGTTCAATCCTCCTTTGGAATGCGTTTGTTGCGGGTTGACTCGCAACCACAATTAAAAGGCACGTGCTCGATTGATGGAAGCGCTTAACAAAAAATCCTATAGTCTGGCTCTTACTTCACTCGAGATATTATAAATTTCGCACTAATTACGTGGACGTGTATATCTTTTAAATTCTCAAGGAACCCCACGGGTGTGTAAATTAATTGAAGCGTAATAATGTATTCACGTACTTTATCCAAAGTCTGGCCAAGAATAAGAGGTACGGATGGTGTTGGAGAATCCACATTCTTCGTGTTCAGAGCTCGTCTCGTTAATCCAGAATTTTCTTGAGCTTCTCTTGGTAAGAATCTCCAAACGATGGGTGTGAAAAGTTCCGCGTCCATCTTAGAATCATCCCGTTTATCGAATAACCAGCCGACAATAGACCCCACGGTGAGGGTCGCTAGAAGGCCGAGGGGCGCGATCCAGTGATACGACACACGGAACAGAGGGAATACCGTTTCTGGATCCTGAAAAGTTAAAGATACCATTTTTAAGTTTGTAGTGTAGTGTATAGAAATtaaccttaaaataataaaaatgtagaagACGGTTTTGATTCGATCAGATCGTCGACGTTCCCATCAATGTGTCAAGGTCGCTTACACTGAATATGGTATGTGTACCTAACTGAAAAACCGTTGACGCACGAAAGAGCTTAATTTTTGAAAGAATGAAGGCGTTGGATAATGAGAGGAGACTGAGCTTATATCactcttataaataattaaccgtCGTTAACAGAGTATAGTAAGCCATAATAATCAGAAGTGTGAATGACAGCACCAACGGTGACGGGAAATGAGGGGACAGCAGAAGGAGTAAAGTGGTCACTCACCAGGTCGTTCTGCAGCGACACGTAGGTGGAGTTGAGCGCGCAGGCCGCGGACACTGCGAGCGGCGGCGCGCGCAggccggcggcggcggcggcctgCGCGCCGAGCGACACGGCGCCCGccagcgccgcgcccgcgcccgcgccccaCACGGCGCCGCGCGGGCCCACCCACCAGCACGACATGCCCAGCGTGAACATGCCGCACGTCGCGCTCGCCGCGATCGCCGACAGCGCCGTCGCCACGCCTGCGCACGCCCGACGTCACACAGGGCCTCGACTATTGGAAGCCGACCCTAGCTACTCTactataggcaggcggacgagcatatgggccacctgatgataggTGGTCACcgttgcccatagacattggcattgtaaaaatttttaaccattgcttaaatcgccaatgcgccaccaaccttgggaactaagatgttatatcccttgtgtctgtaattacactggctcactcacccttcaaaccggaacacaacaataccaagtactgctgttttgcggtagaatctgatgagtggatagtgcctacccagacgagcttgcacaaagccctttcaTCATATGAACTACTCACGTATTTTGATAAAAGTATTGTATTGGaccgataaaaaaaattgacactaAAAAAATCAGGCATATGCTCTCATGAATCTAAGACGTCTGGCCTTTTTTACGATTGGCTCCCAAAATGTCGGACCACAAATattcttacttatatataattttactattgaaaacaaaaatgtatgtacCTTGGTCCAGATATCTACTAACGAAACCTATGTAATAAAAGTCTACTAAATACCGGGTCATTataaccagaacgcaacaaaaaatatgcagtcagtaaaaaaaattttacctttttatgcgaaaaacatctttaatataattctgtcCATCGCACACTTTGAACAAAGCTACGCGTGTTATGTCATGGTGCTTTGTGTCCCGTCTTAGGTTTTCGCTGAAATAGATTTTGATCAAAGGCACGGAAAAAAGAAAACACATCGCATGTTTCATGTAGTACCAAATACCTGGAGTACCTGGTACTACTCTAGGTACTCAGATAAAAACCGATTGCGTTTGTGCTTCTAGCACATTATTTCCTAAGAGTAAAAGGGATAAAAATAGTGTTATcttcaattttattgttatcgaTGAATCATCACTAGCGCAGCATAAGTAGCTGCGCACAATTAAAATAGTTCTAAATAAATAGTAaggcaataaaaaagttaaatattattattttaaatatagttatatttttttactgacaacttatttttcttttgtcttATACTAAAAGTTACCCTAAGTTAACAAGTCACGTTAGTGGTGGATATTTGGACCTCTTTTTGGTCATCCTCTTCAGCTTAAAACTCGCAAAATCTACTATTTTTCTATTCATGACGACGATATATATTCGCGATGATGTTacaaatcattatataaaaatgacgtCAACTTTATACGCATTGCAagaagataattatttttataaacaacacAGCGGGATCTTTGCCAAATTTCAAAGCCGTGACGAAATCAATTACGATTTAAGTAGGCAGAAGAAAATTGCACGAATAATACAAGTAAAATCGAGATCACTTACCGAGTACCCCGCCAAGCTTCTCTATAACGACGAGCATTACTACGGAGAGCGCGGCGAGCGCGGCGGTGACGGAGCGCGCGAGGATGCCCTCCGTCAGCGGCTTGAGGCGCAGGCGCAGCCAGCCGTGCAGGATGTCCTCCACCGCCACCAGCGCGCAAGCGTTTAGTACCGCAGACAGTGAACTAAAGGAATCGACCAACCGTTGGTTCTCAACACGTCCAATTCAATTTTGaagattaaattgttttatatttagaaaagttATACTTACCCCCTcggggttttttttaaatgaacctTTGTATCAGATGAAAGCGTTACACAAATAGTTCGATggcagttatataattattgacaatataacatcaatatatctctatgtGCCGAATCTCACCTCAAGCCAGCCCCAAAGACGCCGGCGAGGAAGACGCCGGAGAGTCCAGGCAGGTGCTGCACGTCTGCCACATACGTGACAAAGGCGGGCAGCAGGCGGTCGTCCACGAGCGGCGCGCCCGCAGCCGCGCAGCCGCCGCGTACCCACGCGCCCCACGCCGCCAGCCCACACCATACGCACAGAGTTATCGCGAGGATCGCGCCCAAGCAGAATATAGCTAACGCGCTGAGGAAAGACACTCGTATAGTCGTATCTTATATCTAGAAGGGCAACTAGCAACTGGACAAAATAAACACAACCGCCCAAACCTGAGTGGAtggtaaatattagtaaaaaaaaatatgaaagttttaTGAAAATCAGTTCAACAATTCTTAAGGAATTaagttttcttttgttatttctaTAAGATTATTTTCCAGTAAATCTTAAGAGATCTAGGACCTCACCGTTTCTTGATGAGTATCTAGTAGTCACCAAAGGGTTTTATGGAATAATAATGAACAATTCTCACGTAATGGCTTCCCGTTTGCTTGGAAGAGCTATATATCTTTGCACCATAGTCTGGTTGACGGAATTGAAGCAAGTCCAATATAGAAACCCACCGACCACTGCGCCCCATCCCGTTTGCCGCTCATATGGAGAAAAACTCCAGCTATAagcaaaacacataataaaaatagttatgtatAAGAAAATGACAGACTAAGGACTGCTGCGCATACGTTGCGTTGCGATTCAATAATCGTGCATATCATAAAGGCAACCGCGGCGACAGAGATAGGAGACAGCGTCATTAGCAATACCTTCGCATCGAGTCTCTTCCAACCGTCTTTCCGACCATACCATAACGGTTATTGGTTACAATTCTAaggtaattaaagtaaaaacaaaattaaatagatttttattcacTTGATAACACAAAAAATTTCTTCATCACTTCTGAAACCCGAAAGAAAAACACCAAAAGAGACGCCAAAGTGTCGCTCGATACGGAAACGTGACGCAGTCGCCTGTCTATTAGCCATTACCATCATATTTCAATATTGCTTACTTATTTACTACCAAATTTTTACATCCAATTGGTGCTTAAGTCATTTTAAGAAATGGAACGACAAGTTTAAGCCATAGTACATCAACAAAActgaaaaacaaaaattgccatgtataatttacattgtttaaaaattatttttctcttcTTTGTTTAAGTTTGTTAACATTTAAGCACCACATTATAAATGAGGTAATTgggttcaaatatttttaaagagttcattttaaattataaaccataaaatttatttttattattacaattcaaagaatatttattgGCGTTTTAAGTTTTGATACAGTATCTACGTcaaacaaacaatcaaaacaataGACAAACTAAAACTACAATAAGTCCCCGTATTatgaaaatatcttaattttgaatattcaaataagttttttatcgtTCTTGCGTATTCTCTTGCGTCACGTATGAAGAAATGCTCAACATGTTTTTAGGAATACTGTGTTAACATCGTCATGGAGAGGACGGGAGATATCGTCGCCGGCTAATCGAGCACTAATCGATAAACTccataatttttaaatcggATTGGATaggaattattttgtttatgtatgtaatactaAGATTTAAATTAGCTATTGCATATCATTACTTAACTAGTTGAGTGCAAACAGTTACAACCAGTCGTcttcctatttaaataaaaagatacagTCTTAATGATTCCAAGATATcatgatataattaaagttacttTCAATGACTAATACACcaataaacaatgaaaattataaattaaaaaataaatttgaaatttcaaatatatataatatataaaaacattcgtaaatatataaattttcctataatattattactcacTTCGACAAATCAAGTCTTCCAGACTCCTTAGCTATACTGAGCACGTCTCCAAAGCCACCGACGGCGAGTGTGCCGGCCGCCGCCACCAGCACCACGCCGATGAACATAACGCCCGTCTGCACCGAGTCTGTCCACACCACCGCACGCAGACCGCCCTACATGCACATActcctatttaatttatttttattggaaatagGTAGGTATACGTGCAAATGGACCCAATGGTATGACCCTcacatatacattggcactaaaaaaaatattaatcatctccTAAATCGGCTATTGCGCCACCGACTTTATACCCGTTTggcgttataataaaattaatcatagaCAAGAAATATGAAACTTTAATCTAAAAGACTAATTCCTCTAACCTACTAAACGTATCAAGGCGTATATCATGTAGTTAGTCATTTCATTCGCCGCCATTTcatgaaaactttttaatgttttgtatttgtgtgttttttattcaaGCTAGTATATTAAGTTTATGGTGAGACATtatgtgttataatttatatagcttTTTTCTTTAGTGTTTTCTGTATACAGTCCGTGGCCGTGAACTCTATAATCTACATTATAATGAGACGGCGATGAGAACAAAAGGTTACGCTGATCATAATATTGATATCAAACCGCGCTTTCCCTGAACGATAAGCACGAGAATGATTTATATAGAAACAGACAATCTTTCTtactaaatcattttaaaatttattttattatttatgaataataatctGCCATATAATTGATGTTCATATATCGACACAAGCACATGCTTATATACTTCAATGACACACTACGATAGCATAACAATAAACTATATACGTGTTTTTTCGAGTGTGTGCGTAAATACGAAGTTAGAAATTGTATTAGTAGTGACTAACCACGGATTTATGCCTAGACCTAAAAGGCACGCCAAAGCTattgtaattttactataacCGCTTCGGAATGAGAGGGGCCAAATGACATAGTACCTAGGGGCTTTGGATCTCTAAGTCCAGATCTGGTAGTGACATATATGAATAAGAGAAaggctataaatataaataaatttaacacactAATACACATACACAAATAATTGATATGTcgttgtaacaaaaaaaaaaaaacaaataaacaaagtaacAAAAATGTACTCACTAATACTGTATAAAGGCCGCATATTGCAACCATCGCACCACCCACGGCAAAAACATTAAAACCCGTTACTGGAAAAAACaagaatatataagaaaaaattgaCAGACATTATTTTcacaatcatatatttttatttcagtcaCCACATTCATGTAAGAATAATCAAAGATAACTATTgttataatctttaaataagtAGTGCATATACAAACCTAACCTTCTAAATATCCtgtgctataataatataataataataatatcctgggacatttttctaataatatttctgATAATCTACTATTGTATTGTACATATAATTCGTATCGctaaagaataaatttaatgttaaacaaTGTTTAGTTTTCTCTTCTAAATATAtcgttataattatgtataaataacggTAATCTTTATTAGATTACCGTTATttacattactatatatattcacacaatagaaattttaaattcatgtttTACCTAAAATATTAGTAAGGCACGTTTATAATtcgtttgaaatgttttttttttcgaagtaTTTCGACGCTGTACATCAGACAGagtgcatttaaaaaaaataaagtttaaatatatattttttacataacgaTCATATTTAAGTTTTGAAAAAGGACGTACAAATCACAATTAAAAATAGCATTTGTACATTGTACAAATTATGACCGCGTGTAATGGTGGCGAGAATGTTAGCAGCATGAATTGAATGATGCGTTGAATTGCTATTCCGATTTTCTGGGCCAAAAATTAACAAGCTCTTCTGTCACCAGTGGAGGCAATAAGACTgggtgttattatttaaaaatatatttgcttagtGCAAGATACTGCaagattaaaataactaaaatataaagccatcaaaaataagcaatattatataatctgtcaTGATTCTTCTTAACAAAgtgtatataaatcatatacaataaaactatGTGATAGATTATAGCGAGAGTGAAATAACGTAAATCTtcagtaatttatttacttacattgaTTAAATGCTAGTGCAGGAACATAAACAACCATGGGCAGGAACAATACCTGAAAATAagaagtataatattaatatttacataacgattagcataatatattcttattattgtattaagcACTATcgtaattgtttgttttttgaatTGAAATAGAAATGTTGACTAGAATCTATAGACTAGAATCAATCTattcgaatttaattaattacgtttttgtttttgtaaaaaaaatcaaattttggaATGGAAACATATTGATATATGCATATAGCGTGCTAATATACGTTGCTAatgacttaattatatatattattttacaatccaattaaaaaaaatctttatataagacACAGACACGGATAGATACGTGAACTACGTTTATTCGCTTCGCCTGTATATGTAATGTAAGTCGATCCAAAGTCAGAATTCGTCTACAAGACTTGTGTAAATTAGTACACACTTAATCGTAAAATGGTCAATTGACCATTGTCAACCGCACATTGAATCGTAACGCGAGTAAAGTCCAGATTCATGAACATCCTTGGCCATCAATAAGAAGCTATGAATTAATTGATACTACcgcattaaatataacaaataaataacattgttagttttttttaaagcatttactttaaattttgattaaaggTATTAACACGATCGATCATTTATTGCGATcactaatagaaataaaataacgtattaCCGCAACTACAACTGTTTTTATCTTCATTCGTCCGTAATACAACTAGTACGGTCTAAGGCACATCGGGTCTGTTGTACCTTGAACAGTGTCAAATTGTTTTTCTAGCAGTGTTCGTTCCTAATTTAATAGATTGCCCTCAGATTTTATAAAAGCATTATATGtttcttgtttttgttttcttcttttACACTAATTCATCTATATGAATTAAGTTATATTCCCATttgattattgaatttataaggACTAACGTTGTttcaaatgttttctttttgttttctttaactaaattttctaactaaattataattctgTATTTACACTAATTAATTTCCAGTCATgtacatgttttaattttatattatattttcatttactaaTTCCATAAGTAAAATTCGCtagcaaaacaaattaaataaatatagttaaaatagcTGCTATTTCCACATTTACATGTTTGAacgaaaatgttaaaatttacttGTGTCTAACTGGCTCCCATAATATTCGGAAAATAACACacaattatgaaaacaaaacagttaataaaattatacgtaaCTAATATTCGTAACGAAGAACATATAAACTGACTTATAGTCAAATcagatatttaattacaaatgacaaatattacaaggttggtggcgcattggctataagcgatgattgacatttcttacaatgccaatgtctaagggcgtttggtgaccacttaccatcaggtggcccatatgctcgtccatcttcctattctataaaaaaaaaaaaaatatttttttaaattcttcatCAAAGTGAAAGtaaaatttctatattatactaaataaatttatctgcTCAGTGTACTTGCGACATGAAGGTTTTTTATTGCAAAACTTGAACCTAACACAATTTCGTTTCATTACTCAGATTCGGAAACTGTTAAACAACAATGCCATttttattcattgattttcCATTGAAAATTTTCTCTAACAACTCGTAACTTGGacgattgttatttaaatatctgaaCTGAATTGAAAATTGATGTAAAATAGTTAGCTAAATAAATGTCGGTGAATATTGCATAATATGAGTTgtggttaaaaataatattaaaatcttggATTCTACATCCttgtatttctaatatttttgaatttaaaatagctatttagtatatatattatgtattgccACACGTTACAGAGAAATCTAATAtatgcatattaaaaatatattcataatattttaaaatatctatgtaaAACTGAAAACATTCAATAAGAATATATTCAATAAGAAtgaatctatattaaaaaaagtgttaatcATGAAATgagatattttagtataattgttgattacaattatatttttatataaaattcggcacattataaaataaaaaaaagagaaagtatgttatctacataatatatgtacatacataaaaagcaaaatacattttattaaggcTCATTTAAACATATACGGATCGTAATTTTagaatgaatgataaaaaccgGAAAATACGTAATAAGTTTTCTTTCATAAAATAgtcgtatgtataaaaaatgaatattaacagAATCATTGCCAGATGTCGTCaatttcgtatatatttatctgagttacctattttattttatctacaatGGAATACTTGTTATGTCacacagattaaataataatattaaatcaagtcGTTGCAAACAATGTCGATTCATAACCCAGTTATCTTTAATACCTTTTAATAATAGCTATATCCATTTTATCGctgatttaattatacatatgttaatAGGACTATATACAGTGCGTTgtcatgtttttgttattttaacccTGGCTTTAAACGGAATTTTCTACACTCGTAAAAGTTAAGGTAATactgttctattttttataataatttaatacttaataaaataattaaatacaaaattaggtctttttgtatatttttttgcgaaGTGCAgaacatatttcaataaaaaaacacacactcGTTGGCAGGGGAGTCGTCTACATGGTGAAACGATACCAGCCTCGCATTTATACCTAGGCCTACAAGGCACTTGTCTAGGGGTCTCGCCAGCCGAGGGGCTCCacccagccaaaaataatataataattttactctgACCGCTTCGGAATGGGGAGGAACCTCGAATGTCAAAGTGCCTAGAGGGCCTTGTGTATCTAAATACAGAATAGCACATAGGATACTTTATTATTGGTTCATGACacagaataattaaaatgtaatttccgCCAAGAGAAACTGGTAGATCATACCTTGTCTAGAATaaactacatttttaaattagtaataatagtaaACAGTAAATATCATTAACATTGTTATTGACAAAGTTTATAGCAGGGATTCTGAAGtagaattattatcattttaaatgtgtGATGAAACTTCTTTAGGATTGTAGTAGTTCAACAatttaatgacataaaaaaCAAGGACGTTAAGCCGTTTTCATGAAATacagtacaataacagcctgtgaatgtcccactgctgggctaacgcctcatCTCtctttttaagaagaaggttttttttgaacttaaataaaaaatatttattaacttttcacATGGACAGAATCAGTCAATACTATCAGACATCCGTGGTGGAAAGCAGATCACATATAATTattctcattatatttttatacaaatgcaCACCAACTTGTTCATATAAAACAACGAAAGTATTATGAACATAGCAACTTACCTCGTCCAATAGAAAGAGTATTGATGCTACCGCTCGAACATGGCGATTGAACCGAAGTTCTAAATACTGAAACAATTGCTCTATTTATGAAAGAGTTTATTAcgctaataaataaacaattgtaaataatacaaaaattggCAACACTTTTGGAGTTAAcacttacaatataattttatgccaGTATTAAAATTATCGGAACCTTCCAGTGTTGTACCataaatttagaatttcatttttatttatttaatatcgaacATAACATTTTGAAGTGACATTTAATAcggttacaaaaaataaagtatttctttgtttttcaaCGTGCACAACGTCAATTAACGAGtgagttttgtttttttctattaaaattttgtttaataatctgAATAGAACCTTTTTACTACACAACGCAAGTAGGTGGCAGGTCTTTATGCAAACTCGCCTGGGTATATACCACCCATACAGTATACAAATTCCACTGTTTAACAaccgttccggtttgaaaggtgagtaagccatagtaactacaggcacaagtgatttaacatcttaattcctgAAGTTGGCGACACGTTGACGATGTAAAAAATGGTTCATAtttcctacatcgccaatgtgtatgaccggtgacgaccacttaccatcaggtatttGCCCAACCGCCgacctataatattaaaaatatataactacacAATATAAAGTcagtagaaataattaaaagtgagTTGAGAGAGTTTTCTGACAATAACAGAACCCGACCCTATTCCGTTTCGGGATCGACGTGtgcaaaatcttaaaaaaatgcttaattaatattttaacctgATTTCTAACAATatgtttaagttaataattttaattcgttATTCGATCTATTCTTATACTGCggacaaaacaaacaaaatagaaataaacaggcatgtgaataaaattatcgcaaaagcttacagtatgatgggtttcatatttcgccagggaagagactttaagcatatcaatacatataatgtgttgtataactcgtatgtaagatctaatttggaattcgcttcaacggtttggaatccacaatactctaagtatgttatggctatcgaaaatgttcagaataaatttattagaagattaacgcgtaaatttgggtccaatgctattaataagcttaatattttgtcgcttgagaaacgcagggaatgcaaagatcaggtttttctttacaaaattgtaaataattttgtcgattcaatgtacttagtcaacaacatttatatcaagtgctcacattccattgcccgttcaaaacataccttttatgtcccaatgtgtagaacgaactatgctaaaaatcgctttttagtaagagcatgtgacaatcataataaacgctacactagtatagatatatttaacgaaaa
Protein-coding sequences here:
- the LOC126781362 gene encoding sodium-coupled monocarboxylate transporter 1-like; protein product: MSFTMKEGGFGVGDYVAFGVLCASSCAGGLWYSAIGSRSKALVDIKDYLLGGKAMSTFPVAMSLIASYVSGVTILGTPAEIYNYGTQYWLVIVGITLSCIVVATVYLPVFCTLRLSSSYEYLELRFNRHVRAVASILFLLDEVLFLPMVVYVPALAFNQLTGFNVFAVGGAMVAICGLYTVLGGLRAVVWTDSVQTGVMFIGVVLVAAAGTLAVGGFGDVLSIAKESGRLDLSNWSFSPYERQTGWGAVVGGFLYWTCFNSVNQTMVQRYIALPSKREAITALAIFCLGAILAITLCVWCGLAAWGAWVRGGCAAAGAPLVDDRLLPAFVTYVADVQHLPGLSGVFLAGVFGAGLSSLSAVLNACALVAVEDILHGWLRLRLKPLTEGILARSVTAALAALSVVMLVVIEKLGGVLGVATALSAIAASATCGMFTLGMSCWWVGPRGAVWGAGAGAALAGAVSLGAQAAAAAGLRAPPLAVSAACALNSTYVSLQNDLDPETVFPLFRVSYHWIAPLGLLATLTVGSIVGWLFDKRDDSKMDAELFTPIVWRFLPREAQENSGLTRRALNTKNVDSPTPSVPLILGQTLDKIEMNGEASR